From one Vespula vulgaris chromosome 25, iyVesVulg1.1, whole genome shotgun sequence genomic stretch:
- the LOC127072321 gene encoding SH3 and multiple ankyrin repeat domains protein 2 isoform X1, producing the protein MEAGPNQQSQQQQQQQQQQQLQQQQQAQQGSQQQSAANVCSGQSQLASSQIAIASGQSQGHTQQDTSGIAVSEAGPVEEGVLLARVHVPELYVSKCLQFPKDQLVWDVKQQCLASLPKEVATWYRELKESFNYGLFCPPVNGKAGKFLDEERRLGDYPFNGPVGYLELKYKRRVYKMLHLDEKQLKAMHTRTNLRRLLDYVANSQVEKIAKMCSKGLDPNFHCQETGETPLTLATSLKKPSKVIIALVNGGALLDYRTKEGLTAMHRAVERNSLEAVKTLLELGASPNYKDTKGLTPLYYSVINKTDPMLCETLLHDHATIGAQDLQGWQEVHQACRNNLVQHLDHLLFYGADMNARNASGNTPLHVCAVNNNDSSCIRQLLFRGAQKDSLNYANQTPYQVAVIAGNMELAEVIKNYQLEEVVPFKGPPRYNPKRRSMAFGGTSMMSTSCSASNLGTLTRIPSTEQHAAGGSNTGSLTRTISVEQYSSTGNSLTRVPSADQYVTTTTTATTTTASLNRVSSADQQYVKSGGITVEQYTTGTLVRVPSSSSSSSSSSSSSSSSSSSSSSTSSSSSTTAEQQQQLQQQQNQQQNDLTTLTRINHPPSTESSTTTPILVVAPVNTTVVNRVPSIEATRNDIQRIPSEQQQQQQQQQQQQQQLQLQQQQQQQHQQQQTSQSSQILQHHRNHHHHHHHHHHHHVATIRTTEQQNRHNSEYQSPNSLRDPNARLPMENYQNIRMEGLTRLQEHRLELQHRLDIHRTMEMPPSPSPSSRSLAPFSSASSSLSEGSNQPSGEDSASIVTDKSLGDTASDVISDSSGVGTSQSDTTNSLSIPGTTVVCVESYNSGILGHLTINQGDILEVTGATDCGLLEGVLRGQGTGLFPAHCVQEVRLRHTNIPLGPQPTRDGRNRVLGRRESQHKYFATAPRLKKPVTSEPRTVVLHRSRKGFGFVLRGAKATSPLMELTPSARYPALQYLDDVDQGGVADLAGLRKGDFLIQINEEDVTTASHEHVVDLIRKSGELVRMTVVSPVISLPNSQSAAALPTSQPIQRQYATLPRKGNNNVPIGGTLGRSPAPMPPRRDPKTTLSVGRARARSMVAGLVEGGGERDDRDEITSTGAKSSSAESIHLPQQPSTGPNTGQNTPVQPRTASIRSRPTSSRITAAELEELFQRQQGSNSGQYSSSMMSSHFQTGQSTKSHPSSPAKTGRVYASVAEMKRKGKSNSRVRFFGGLGGGSDLHRDFHSTPDLNIQAQSSILVPKGHRSQEDVNAVNGRNGLPPPNHPPPPPPVGQVVKVNVGANVPDVVTPASVYDNMAHIQQVKELAAATTEGGYGVMSSFRPSNSAKLYASPEDMKTVGYRSRSLPAHATRSHVRKSHSLRAPNNTTFKPTSVGQQQSTGNATGNSTGNGTSINLSNTNNNQYAQPLKTNRSHSTAGIRERKKKVIGTSSSVTNLSSLTNTNGNANGNNNNNNNNNNNNNNNNGCGGGGGGGGGGGGGGGGGGAGVGSGSVVVVGNGGGPVVPSSAPPIPEPDYSLSESENDDEAEEDTDEEVESDIAKELEKAAARDKLESTRETSGNSNASGSSSSGSSSLPHSFSVEEIQKVRTQLKSSKSHPNDFLLQQTQQSLAEDGDNSSSGVSSDQDVPVGPPMGFDDTTTVRNHPNDINQQHAGGTLLSVGNNDKESGSNSKRTGYGGSGMLTRHAVSLAQLPPPIEADSEDQNNDLFVPPPPEFNAGGPSAAAAAAVAAAAAAAAAAAAAAAATAAANTSNVANADELVFAPPPQFSDNKQQQQQQQQTQQNRVKIIGAIPKVTGNQVKASAGRLHSQ; encoded by the exons CTGAAGTACAAAAGGCGTGTCTACAAGATGCTACATCTCGATGAGAAGCAGCTGAAGGCGATGCACACGCGTACCAATCTACGAAGGTTGTTAGACTACGTAGCTAATAGTCAAGTCGAGAAAATAGCTAAGATGTGCAGCAAAGGCCTGGATCCGAATTTTCATTGCCAGGAGACAGGAG AGACGCCATTGACATTAGCGACGAGTTTAAAAAAACCATCGAAAGTGATCATAGCCTTGGTTAATGGTGGTGCCCTGTTAGATTATCGTACGAAAGAAGGTTTAACGGCAATGCACCGTGCCGTTGAAAGAAATAGTTTAGAGGCTGTTAAAACTTTATTGGAATTAGGAGCTAGCCCTAATTACAAGGATACCAAGGGTCTGACGCCACTTTATTACAGCGTTATCAACAAAACAGATCCGATGCTTTGCGAGACATTATTGCACGATCATGCTACTATTGGGGCACAGGATTTACAAGGGTGGCAAGAAGTTCATCAG gcTTGCCGAAATAATCTGGTCCAACATCTCGACCATTTACTATTTTATGGTGCCGACATGAACGCACGTAACGCGTCTGGTAACACCCCGTTACATGTCTGCGCTGTTAACAACAATGATTCCTCCTGCATACGTCAGTTATTGTTCAGGGGCGCACAAAAGGACAGCCTGAATTATGCGAATCAGACACCTTATCAAGTTGCTGTTATCGCTGGTAACATGGAACTAGCAGAGGTCATCAAGAATTATCAGCTCGAGGAAGTTG TACCATTTAAAGGGCCACCTCGGTACAACCCAAAACGACGATCAATGGCATTCGGTGGAACGTCAATGATGTCAACGAGCTGTTCAGCTAGCAATCTGGGGACCCTGACTAGGATACCATCAACGGAACAACATGCCGCTGGTGGATCTAATACTGGTAGCTTAACACGTACGATATCAGTGGAACAATACTCGAGTACTGGTAACAGTTTAACAAGAGTACCATCAGCTGATCAATACGTAACTACAACAACAAcggcaacaacaacaacggcTAGTCTAAACAGAGTATCTTCTGCGGATCAACAATATGTTAAAAGTGGTGGTATAACAGTTGAGCAATATACAACTGGTACACTTGTTAGAGTACCATCATCCTCatcatcttcctcttcctcttcttcctcttcttcttcttcttcgtcatcgtcgtcgtctacTTCGTCATCTTCTTCTACAACAGccgaacaacaacaacaactacaacaacaacaaaatcaACAACAAAACGATCTTACTACCTTGACCAGAATAAATCATCCTCCGTCCACGGaatcatcaacaacaacacCGATCCTAGTTGTTGCACCAGTAAATACAACTGTTGTCAATCGAGTACCGTCCATCGAAGCTACCAGAAATGATATACAAAGAATACCGTccgaacaacaacaacaacaacaacaacaacaacaacaacaacaacagctaCAGctacaacagcaacaacagcaacaacatcaACAGCAACAAACGTCGCAATCCTCGCAAATTTTACAACATCATcgtaatcatcatcatcatcatcatcatcatcatcatcaccatgtAGCTACTATCAGAACGACTGAACAACAGAACCGGCATAACTCCGAGTACCAGAGTCCAAATTCACTGAGGGATCCAAACGCGAG ATTGCCGATGGAGAACTATCAGAACATAAGAATGGAGGGCCTGACGAGGCTGCAGGAACATCGGCTCGAGTTGCAACACCGTTTGGACATTCACAGGACAATGGAGATGCCACCATCACCGTCCCCCAGTAGCAGAAGTCTTGCACCTTTCAGCTCGGCTAGCTCGAGCCTATCAGAAGGCAGCAATCAACCGTCCGGTGAAGATTCTGCTAGCATTGTTACAG ACAAAAGTCTTGGAGATACAGCGTCCGACGTGATCAGTGATAGCTCAGGAGTTGGTACCTCGCAATCGGACACTACCAATTCATTATCGATACCCGGAACTACTGTCGTCTGTGTTGAAAGCTATAACAGTGGGATACTTGGACATTTGACGATTAATCAAGGAGATATTCTTGAAG TTACCGGTGCTACAGATTGTGGTTTACTCGAAGGAGTATTACGTGGCCAAGGTACAGGATTATTTCCAGCACATTGCGTTCAGGAAGTTAGACTACGTCATACCAATATCCCATTGGGTCCGCAACCAACCAGAGATGGAAGAAATAGGGTACTTGGTCGTAGAGAGTCCCAACACAAATATTTCGCTACCGCGCCAAGATTGAAGAAAcc AGTTACTTCTGAGCCGCGTACGGTAGTCCTACATCGTTCGAGGAAAGGTTTTGGTTTTGTTTTACGTGGTGCCAAAGCTACGTCACCGTTGATGGAACTGACACCATCAGCGAGATATCCTGCTCTGCAATATCTCGATGATGTTGATCAAGGTGGTGTAGCCGATCTTGCTGGTCTCCGTAAAGGAGATTTTCTTATCCAA ATCAACGAAGAGGATGTGACAACAGCATCTCACGAGCACGTTGTCGATCTGATCAGAAAGTCGGGCGAGTTGGTACGAATGACAGTTGTCTCGCCAGTGATCAGCCTTCCAAATTCTCAATCGGCAGCCGCATTGCCGACTAGTCAACCTATTCAAAGACAGTATGCAACATTGCCGCGTAAAGGTAACAACAATGTGCCAATTGGTGGAACTTTAGGTAGATCACCAGCACCAATGCCACCGCGTAGAGATCCAAAAACAACGTTGAGCGTGGGCCGTGCTAGAGCGAGATCTATGGTCGCTGGATTAG TAGAAGGCGGTGGGGAACGTGATGACAGGGACGAGATCACATCGACCGGAGCTAAATCTAGCAGTGCGGAATCCATTCATTTACCTCAGCAACCATCTACCGGGCCAAACACAGGTCAAAACACACCTGTGCAACCAAGAACAGCCAGTATTAGATCGAGGCCAACATCTAGTAGAATAACAGCCGCTGAACTCGAG GAATTATTTCAACGACAGCAAGGTAGCAACAGCGGCCAATACAGTTCATCGATGATGAGCTCGCACTTTCAAACTGGTCAATCTACCAAGTCACATCCTTCCTCGCCAGCTAAAACTGGCAGGGTCTATGCTAGCGTAGctgaaatgaaacgaaaaggaaaa TCGAACTCGAGAGTACGTTTCTTCGGTGGCTTGGGTGGCGGTTCCGATCTCCACAGAGATTTCCATAGTACACCTGACCTGAACATACAAGCACAATCGTCTATCTTGGTTCCAAAGGGTCATAGAAGTCAAGAGGACGTTAATGCGGTGAACGGTAGAAATGGATTGCCACCGCCTAATCACcccccaccaccaccaccggtTGGTCAAGTTGTTAAAGTGAACGTTGGGGCTAATGTCCCTGACGTCGTTACGCCAGCTTCTGTTTACGATAACATGGCACATATCCAACAAGTCAAAG AATTAGCAGCAGCTACGACGGAGGGTGGTTACGGCGTTATGTCAAGTTTTCGACCGTCGAACAGCGCAAAATTGTACGCCTCGCCAGAAGACATGAAAACCGTTGGCTACCGATCAAGAAGTTTACCAGCCCACGCTACAAGATCACACGTTAGAAAATCTCACAGTCTTCGTGCGCCCAACAACACGACGTTCAAGCCAACATCGGTTGGACAACAACAGAGTACCGGTAACGCTACGGGAAATAGTACTGGCAATGGTAcatctatcaatctatctaaTACCAATAACAATCAATACGCACAACCATTGAAGACTAACAGGAGCCACAGTACAGCCGGTattagagaaaggaaaaagaaagtgatcGGTACGAGTTCCTCCGTGACAAATTTATCATCGCTAACTAATACCAATGGCAATGCCAATggtaacaataacaacaacaataataataacaataataataataataataacggatgcggtggaggaggtggaggaggaggaggaggaggaggaggaggaggaggtggaggagctGGTGTTGGTAGTGGTAGTGTCGTTGTTGTTGGTAATGGCGGTGGTCCTGTTGTGCCGTCATCAGCACCACCAATACCAGAACCAGATTACAGTCTCTCGGAATCAGAAAACGATGACGAAGCTGAAGAAGATACAGACGAGGAAGTCGAATCTGACATAGCTAAGGAATTAGAAAAGGCTGCGGCACGTGATAAATTGGAATCGACTCGTGAAACCTCTGGTAATTCGAACGCATCCGGTTCGAGTTCATCCGGCTCAAGTTCTTTGCCGCATTCGTTCAGCGTCGAGGAAATACAAAAAGTGAGGACCCAATTGAAATCGTCGAAGAGTCATCCAAACGATTTTCTATTGCAACAAACTCAACAGTCTTTAGCCGAGGACGGTGACAACAGTTCGAGCGGAGTTAGCTCTGATCAGGATGTACCGGTAGGTCCTCCAATGGGATTCGACGATACTACGACTGTTAGGAATCATCCTAACGATATTAATCAACAACATGCTGGTGGTACATTGTTATCAGTTGGTAACAATGATAAAGAATCTGGAAGTAACTCGAAGCGTACCGGTTATGGGGGTAGTGGTATGTTAACCAGGCATGCTGTTAGCCTTGCGCAATTACCACCACCCATTGAGGCAGATTCTGAAGATCAAAACAATGATTTATTCGTACCACCACCTCCAGAATTTAACGCTGGTGGACCCTCAgctgccgctgctgctgctgttgctgctgctgcggcTGCAGCGGCCGCTGCTGCTgcagctgctgctgctactgctgccgCCAACACCTCTAACGTTGCCAATGCGGACGAACTGGTTTTTGCTCCGCCACCACAATTTTCTGACAAcaaacaacagcaacaacagcaacaacagacCCAACAAAATCGTGTCAAGATTATTGGGGCTATTCCTAAAGTAACTGGGAACCAAGTTAAAGCTTCGGCCGGACGATTACATAGTCAATGA
- the LOC127072321 gene encoding SH3 and multiple ankyrin repeat domains protein 2 isoform X3, which produces MEAGPNQQSQQQQQQQQQQQLQQQQQAQQGSQQQSAANVCSGQSQLASSQIAIASGQSQGHTQQDTSGIAVSEAGPVEEGVLLARVHVPELYVSKCLQFPKDQLVWDVKQQCLASLPKEVATWYRELKESFNYGLFCPPVNGKAGKFLDEERRLGDYPFNGPVGYLELKYKRRVYKMLHLDEKQLKAMHTRTNLRRLLDYVANSQVEKIAKMCSKGLDPNFHCQETGETPLTLATSLKKPSKVIIALVNGGALLDYRTKEGLTAMHRAVERNSLEAVKTLLELGASPNYKDTKGLTPLYYSVINKTDPMLCETLLHDHATIGAQDLQGWQEVHQACRNNLVQHLDHLLFYGADMNARNASGNTPLHVCAVNNNDSSCIRQLLFRGAQKDSLNYANQTPYQVAVIAGNMELAEVIKNYQLEEVVPFKGPPRYNPKRRSMAFGGTSMMSTSCSASNLGTLTRIPSTEQHAAGGSNTGSLTRTISVEQYSSTGNSLTRVPSADQYVTTTTTATTTTASLNRVSSADQQYVKSGGITVEQYTTGTLVRVPSSSSSSSSSSSSSSSSSSSSSSTSSSSSTTAEQQQQLQQQQNQQQNDLTTLTRINHPPSTESSTTTPILVVAPVNTTVVNRVPSIEATRNDIQRIPSEQQQQQQQQQQQQQQLQLQQQQQQQHQQQQTSQSSQILQHHRNHHHHHHHHHHHHVATIRTTEQQNRHNSEYQSPNSLRDPNARLPMENYQNIRMEGLTRLQEHRLELQHRLDIHRTMEMPPSPSPSSRSLAPFSSASSSLSEGSNQPSGEDSASIVTDKSLGDTASDVISDSSGVGTSQSDTTNSLSIPGTTVVCVESYNSGILGHLTINQGDILEDCGLLEGVLRGQGTGLFPAHCVQEVRLRHTNIPLGPQPTRDGRNRVLGRRESQHKYFATAPRLKKPVTSEPRTVVLHRSRKGFGFVLRGAKATSPLMELTPSARYPALQYLDDVDQGGVADLAGLRKGDFLIQINEEDVTTASHEHVVDLIRKSGELVRMTVVSPVISLPNSQSAAALPTSQPIQRQYATLPRKGNNNVPIGGTLGRSPAPMPPRRDPKTTLSVGRARARSMVAGLVEGGGERDDRDEITSTGAKSSSAESIHLPQQPSTGPNTGQNTPVQPRTASIRSRPTSSRITAAELEELFQRQQGSNSGQYSSSMMSSHFQTGQSTKSHPSSPAKTGRVYASVAEMKRKGKSNSRVRFFGGLGGGSDLHRDFHSTPDLNIQAQSSILVPKGHRSQEDVNAVNGRNGLPPPNHPPPPPPVGQVVKVNVGANVPDVVTPASVYDNMAHIQQVKELAAATTEGGYGVMSSFRPSNSAKLYASPEDMKTVGYRSRSLPAHATRSHVRKSHSLRAPNNTTFKPTSVGQQQSTGNATGNSTGNGTSINLSNTNNNQYAQPLKTNRSHSTAGIRERKKKVIGTSSSVTNLSSLTNTNGNANGNNNNNNNNNNNNNNNNGCGGGGGGGGGGGGGGGGGGAGVGSGSVVVVGNGGGPVVPSSAPPIPEPDYSLSESENDDEAEEDTDEEVESDIAKELEKAAARDKLESTRETSGNSNASGSSSSGSSSLPHSFSVEEIQKVRTQLKSSKSHPNDFLLQQTQQSLAEDGDNSSSGVSSDQDVPVGPPMGFDDTTTVRNHPNDINQQHAGGTLLSVGNNDKESGSNSKRTGYGGSGMLTRHAVSLAQLPPPIEADSEDQNNDLFVPPPPEFNAGGPSAAAAAAVAAAAAAAAAAAAAAAATAAANTSNVANADELVFAPPPQFSDNKQQQQQQQQTQQNRVKIIGAIPKVTGNQVKASAGRLHSQ; this is translated from the exons CTGAAGTACAAAAGGCGTGTCTACAAGATGCTACATCTCGATGAGAAGCAGCTGAAGGCGATGCACACGCGTACCAATCTACGAAGGTTGTTAGACTACGTAGCTAATAGTCAAGTCGAGAAAATAGCTAAGATGTGCAGCAAAGGCCTGGATCCGAATTTTCATTGCCAGGAGACAGGAG AGACGCCATTGACATTAGCGACGAGTTTAAAAAAACCATCGAAAGTGATCATAGCCTTGGTTAATGGTGGTGCCCTGTTAGATTATCGTACGAAAGAAGGTTTAACGGCAATGCACCGTGCCGTTGAAAGAAATAGTTTAGAGGCTGTTAAAACTTTATTGGAATTAGGAGCTAGCCCTAATTACAAGGATACCAAGGGTCTGACGCCACTTTATTACAGCGTTATCAACAAAACAGATCCGATGCTTTGCGAGACATTATTGCACGATCATGCTACTATTGGGGCACAGGATTTACAAGGGTGGCAAGAAGTTCATCAG gcTTGCCGAAATAATCTGGTCCAACATCTCGACCATTTACTATTTTATGGTGCCGACATGAACGCACGTAACGCGTCTGGTAACACCCCGTTACATGTCTGCGCTGTTAACAACAATGATTCCTCCTGCATACGTCAGTTATTGTTCAGGGGCGCACAAAAGGACAGCCTGAATTATGCGAATCAGACACCTTATCAAGTTGCTGTTATCGCTGGTAACATGGAACTAGCAGAGGTCATCAAGAATTATCAGCTCGAGGAAGTTG TACCATTTAAAGGGCCACCTCGGTACAACCCAAAACGACGATCAATGGCATTCGGTGGAACGTCAATGATGTCAACGAGCTGTTCAGCTAGCAATCTGGGGACCCTGACTAGGATACCATCAACGGAACAACATGCCGCTGGTGGATCTAATACTGGTAGCTTAACACGTACGATATCAGTGGAACAATACTCGAGTACTGGTAACAGTTTAACAAGAGTACCATCAGCTGATCAATACGTAACTACAACAACAAcggcaacaacaacaacggcTAGTCTAAACAGAGTATCTTCTGCGGATCAACAATATGTTAAAAGTGGTGGTATAACAGTTGAGCAATATACAACTGGTACACTTGTTAGAGTACCATCATCCTCatcatcttcctcttcctcttcttcctcttcttcttcttcttcgtcatcgtcgtcgtctacTTCGTCATCTTCTTCTACAACAGccgaacaacaacaacaactacaacaacaacaaaatcaACAACAAAACGATCTTACTACCTTGACCAGAATAAATCATCCTCCGTCCACGGaatcatcaacaacaacacCGATCCTAGTTGTTGCACCAGTAAATACAACTGTTGTCAATCGAGTACCGTCCATCGAAGCTACCAGAAATGATATACAAAGAATACCGTccgaacaacaacaacaacaacaacaacaacaacaacaacaacaacagctaCAGctacaacagcaacaacagcaacaacatcaACAGCAACAAACGTCGCAATCCTCGCAAATTTTACAACATCATcgtaatcatcatcatcatcatcatcatcatcatcatcaccatgtAGCTACTATCAGAACGACTGAACAACAGAACCGGCATAACTCCGAGTACCAGAGTCCAAATTCACTGAGGGATCCAAACGCGAG ATTGCCGATGGAGAACTATCAGAACATAAGAATGGAGGGCCTGACGAGGCTGCAGGAACATCGGCTCGAGTTGCAACACCGTTTGGACATTCACAGGACAATGGAGATGCCACCATCACCGTCCCCCAGTAGCAGAAGTCTTGCACCTTTCAGCTCGGCTAGCTCGAGCCTATCAGAAGGCAGCAATCAACCGTCCGGTGAAGATTCTGCTAGCATTGTTACAG ACAAAAGTCTTGGAGATACAGCGTCCGACGTGATCAGTGATAGCTCAGGAGTTGGTACCTCGCAATCGGACACTACCAATTCATTATCGATACCCGGAACTACTGTCGTCTGTGTTGAAAGCTATAACAGTGGGATACTTGGACATTTGACGATTAATCAAGGAGATATTCTTGAAG ATTGTGGTTTACTCGAAGGAGTATTACGTGGCCAAGGTACAGGATTATTTCCAGCACATTGCGTTCAGGAAGTTAGACTACGTCATACCAATATCCCATTGGGTCCGCAACCAACCAGAGATGGAAGAAATAGGGTACTTGGTCGTAGAGAGTCCCAACACAAATATTTCGCTACCGCGCCAAGATTGAAGAAAcc AGTTACTTCTGAGCCGCGTACGGTAGTCCTACATCGTTCGAGGAAAGGTTTTGGTTTTGTTTTACGTGGTGCCAAAGCTACGTCACCGTTGATGGAACTGACACCATCAGCGAGATATCCTGCTCTGCAATATCTCGATGATGTTGATCAAGGTGGTGTAGCCGATCTTGCTGGTCTCCGTAAAGGAGATTTTCTTATCCAA ATCAACGAAGAGGATGTGACAACAGCATCTCACGAGCACGTTGTCGATCTGATCAGAAAGTCGGGCGAGTTGGTACGAATGACAGTTGTCTCGCCAGTGATCAGCCTTCCAAATTCTCAATCGGCAGCCGCATTGCCGACTAGTCAACCTATTCAAAGACAGTATGCAACATTGCCGCGTAAAGGTAACAACAATGTGCCAATTGGTGGAACTTTAGGTAGATCACCAGCACCAATGCCACCGCGTAGAGATCCAAAAACAACGTTGAGCGTGGGCCGTGCTAGAGCGAGATCTATGGTCGCTGGATTAG TAGAAGGCGGTGGGGAACGTGATGACAGGGACGAGATCACATCGACCGGAGCTAAATCTAGCAGTGCGGAATCCATTCATTTACCTCAGCAACCATCTACCGGGCCAAACACAGGTCAAAACACACCTGTGCAACCAAGAACAGCCAGTATTAGATCGAGGCCAACATCTAGTAGAATAACAGCCGCTGAACTCGAG GAATTATTTCAACGACAGCAAGGTAGCAACAGCGGCCAATACAGTTCATCGATGATGAGCTCGCACTTTCAAACTGGTCAATCTACCAAGTCACATCCTTCCTCGCCAGCTAAAACTGGCAGGGTCTATGCTAGCGTAGctgaaatgaaacgaaaaggaaaa TCGAACTCGAGAGTACGTTTCTTCGGTGGCTTGGGTGGCGGTTCCGATCTCCACAGAGATTTCCATAGTACACCTGACCTGAACATACAAGCACAATCGTCTATCTTGGTTCCAAAGGGTCATAGAAGTCAAGAGGACGTTAATGCGGTGAACGGTAGAAATGGATTGCCACCGCCTAATCACcccccaccaccaccaccggtTGGTCAAGTTGTTAAAGTGAACGTTGGGGCTAATGTCCCTGACGTCGTTACGCCAGCTTCTGTTTACGATAACATGGCACATATCCAACAAGTCAAAG AATTAGCAGCAGCTACGACGGAGGGTGGTTACGGCGTTATGTCAAGTTTTCGACCGTCGAACAGCGCAAAATTGTACGCCTCGCCAGAAGACATGAAAACCGTTGGCTACCGATCAAGAAGTTTACCAGCCCACGCTACAAGATCACACGTTAGAAAATCTCACAGTCTTCGTGCGCCCAACAACACGACGTTCAAGCCAACATCGGTTGGACAACAACAGAGTACCGGTAACGCTACGGGAAATAGTACTGGCAATGGTAcatctatcaatctatctaaTACCAATAACAATCAATACGCACAACCATTGAAGACTAACAGGAGCCACAGTACAGCCGGTattagagaaaggaaaaagaaagtgatcGGTACGAGTTCCTCCGTGACAAATTTATCATCGCTAACTAATACCAATGGCAATGCCAATggtaacaataacaacaacaataataataacaataataataataataataacggatgcggtggaggaggtggaggaggaggaggaggaggaggaggaggaggaggtggaggagctGGTGTTGGTAGTGGTAGTGTCGTTGTTGTTGGTAATGGCGGTGGTCCTGTTGTGCCGTCATCAGCACCACCAATACCAGAACCAGATTACAGTCTCTCGGAATCAGAAAACGATGACGAAGCTGAAGAAGATACAGACGAGGAAGTCGAATCTGACATAGCTAAGGAATTAGAAAAGGCTGCGGCACGTGATAAATTGGAATCGACTCGTGAAACCTCTGGTAATTCGAACGCATCCGGTTCGAGTTCATCCGGCTCAAGTTCTTTGCCGCATTCGTTCAGCGTCGAGGAAATACAAAAAGTGAGGACCCAATTGAAATCGTCGAAGAGTCATCCAAACGATTTTCTATTGCAACAAACTCAACAGTCTTTAGCCGAGGACGGTGACAACAGTTCGAGCGGAGTTAGCTCTGATCAGGATGTACCGGTAGGTCCTCCAATGGGATTCGACGATACTACGACTGTTAGGAATCATCCTAACGATATTAATCAACAACATGCTGGTGGTACATTGTTATCAGTTGGTAACAATGATAAAGAATCTGGAAGTAACTCGAAGCGTACCGGTTATGGGGGTAGTGGTATGTTAACCAGGCATGCTGTTAGCCTTGCGCAATTACCACCACCCATTGAGGCAGATTCTGAAGATCAAAACAATGATTTATTCGTACCACCACCTCCAGAATTTAACGCTGGTGGACCCTCAgctgccgctgctgctgctgttgctgctgctgcggcTGCAGCGGCCGCTGCTGCTgcagctgctgctgctactgctgccgCCAACACCTCTAACGTTGCCAATGCGGACGAACTGGTTTTTGCTCCGCCACCACAATTTTCTGACAAcaaacaacagcaacaacagcaacaacagacCCAACAAAATCGTGTCAAGATTATTGGGGCTATTCCTAAAGTAACTGGGAACCAAGTTAAAGCTTCGGCCGGACGATTACATAGTCAATGA